The genome window ATCAATGGTGATTATTCAATgaatactaaataattaatagttcattttataagaaattgaatttttttgtgcATATCATTCAAAGTTtcaatgatttaattatataataatcattgaaactttaatgagattttaaatattctttttaaatatatttacagagtttgcacacataaatatttctaattccAACAAaactatattgtatatttagatAATCTAAGAATTATAACGACAGTAATCGTTTTACTTCCTTCAGACATTCATCGGCTTTTAATAAGGAAGCATTGTCATCCCCATTCTTAGCTATCGTCCTTCCTTGTTGACAAGACTTTTTGGCTTCATCATATAAAccttttttcagaaatatatttcctaAATTTACGTAAATCAAACCCAAGTCAACCATATCAGGTAAATTTTTTCCTAAAAACACACAATACGTAGTACATTTCATGtggttataattaatacattaacaaaattattatattagtattaccTATTTTTGTTGCAGCAGACAAGTATTTAACTGCTTCATCATATTCTCCTTGCATGTAACTAACAGTTCCCAAATCGTTAAGCAAAATTATAGTCTGTTCATGTTCTTCaccatttatctttttacatatatcataaGCCTGAAGAAAGTAGTTAAAAGCTTCGGTATGTCGAGATTGTGAAAACAACATTCGCGCATACCAATCAAATGTCATACCCTGTAGCAATATAGCATCTTCATTTTCAGGATCTTTTTCAATATGCGACTTTAAGTTCtctatacaaaatttatagccCTGTTCTGCTTTCCTGAatgtgtacaatatatatatacatagatatatgtatagatcatatattttataattaacatatattaacatagtATATGATAGACAGCAGAAAGCTcaactattaaattaattattggatatttaaatcttatttttcatcatatattttgaaaatatataattattaatatacttttactattttttactttactatTTAccattaatatactttatgaaaagcaggaataaaatttaaaaaaaaacagttgaATAAATTGCTTACTTACTTCATCTCTTTTAGTTGTTCAAATACTTTAGCCATTTTTAAACTTATGTGAATGACTCTCATGTCATCTTCTGAAACTCCG of Anoplolepis gracilipes chromosome 8, ASM4749672v1, whole genome shotgun sequence contains these proteins:
- the Ttc19 gene encoding tetratricopeptide repeat protein 19 homolog, mitochondrial, whose protein sequence is MMHMHMALYLSKKMYRIIPRMSKYILSNVDFIRSTANVRYNIHIHKNIFKRSWRLNTTKRHRFYDEHKSQGERFEIFLAVSLPTLIFNYLFGIEESDEETPEVIMMIKRSVLLIQKGEFAKAEQMLHLALRQAQTIQHYDAITYIYDVMANLSFDTGDYRKAEKLFVSVLQRLMSNGVSEDDMRVIHISLKMAKVFEQLKEMKKAEQGYKFCIENLKSHIEKDPENEDAILLQGMTFDWYARMLFSQSRHTEAFNYFLQAYDICKKINGEEHEQTIILLNDLGTVSYMQGEYDEAVKYLSAATKIGKNLPDMVDLGLIYVNLGNIFLKKGLYDEAKKSCQQGRTIAKNGDDNASLLKADECLKEVKRLLSL